In a single window of the Drosophila albomicans strain 15112-1751.03 chromosome 3, ASM965048v2, whole genome shotgun sequence genome:
- the LOC117572345 gene encoding delta-1-pyrroline-5-carboxylate dehydrogenase, mitochondrial: MLRFMRNANAGLAVQQSAIKSCVRSLGSVVHSPNLKDVSVANEPILTYRKDSKERKALQQALKTTAAKCEEVPIVIGGKEFKTDQVVHQVMPHDHQHKLAKFYYADKKLLEQAIKTAVETQPKWDRVPFDERLKIWERAADLMAGKYRQELNAATMLGQAKTIIQAEIDAACELIDFIRIHAYFLKECVKYQPISEDLKVTKNSLRYRGIDGFIAAVSPFNFTAIGGNLAYTPALMGNGVLWKPSDTALLSNWRIFNIMREAGLPDGVVNFVPADGPVFGDTITASPHLAAINFTGSVPTFSRLWKQVGNNIDKYNNFPRLIGECGGKNYHFVHSSADAQSVVTSTIRSAFEYSGQKCSACSRMYVPESLWPEIKEGLVAEACKLKIGDVQDTKSFTSAVIDDKAFKRITGYIEHAKNSSNLEIIAGGTYSDSKGYFINPTIVVTKDPKDRIMTEEIFGPVLTVYVYKEKDLFDTMKLVHTSTQFALTGAVFGQDEEFIKCALEEFKTSAGNFYINDKSTGSVVGQQPFGGGRKSGTNDKAGGPHYILRWTSPQSIKETFVPLRDVNYPYMEE, encoded by the exons ATGTTGCGATTCATGCGTAATGCGAATGCGGGCCTCGCTGTCCAACAGAGCGCCATTAAAAG CTGTGTGCGCAGTCTGGGCAGCGTTGTCCACAGTCCCAATTTGAAAGACGTGTCCGTTGCCAATGAACCCATTTTAACGTATCGCAAAGATTCAAAAGAGCGCAAAGCATTGCAGCAAGCACTGAAAACAACCGCAGCGAAATGTGAGGAAGTGCCCATTGTGATCGGTGGCAAGGAATTTAAGACGGATCAGGTGGTGCATCAGGTAATGCCACACGATCATCAACACAAACTGGCCAAGTTCTACTATGCGGACAAGAAGCTCCTGGAGCAGGCCATCAAAACGGCGGTTGAAACGCAACCCAAATGGGATCGTGTGCCTTTCGATGAGCGCCTAAAGATTTGGGAGCGTGCTGCCGATTTGATGGCAGGCAAATATCGTCAGGAATTGAATGCAGCCACCATGTTGGGCCAGGCGAAAACCATCATTCAAGCGGAAATCGATGCGGCTTGCGAGCTCATTGATTTTATACG catacACGCCTACTTTCTCAAGGAGTGCGTCAAGTATCAGCCCATCAGTGAGGACCTAAAGGTCACCAAGAATTCATTGCGTTATCGTGGCATTGATGGTTTCATCGCTGCTGTCAGCCCATTCAACTTTACGGCCATCGGTGGCAACTTGGCCTACACGCCAGCCTTGATG GGCAACGGTGTGCTGTGGAAACCCTCGGACACTGCTCTGCTGTCCAACTGgcgcattttcaatattatgcGCGAAGCTGGCTTGCCCGATGGCGTCGTTAATTTCGTGCCCGCTGATGGCCCTGTCTTTGGTGATACAATAACCGCCTCGCCACACCTGGCTGCCATCAATTTCACCGGTTCGGTGCC GACATTCAGTCGCTTGTGGAAGCAGGTGGGCAACAATATTGACAAATACAATAACTTTCCGCGTCTTATTGGCGAGTGTGGTGGCAAGAATTACCACTTTGTTCACTCGTCAGCGGATGCGCAATCTGTTGTCACATCCACAATACGTTCCGCCTTCGAGTACAGTGGACAAAAATGTTCTGCCTGCTCCCGTATGTATGTTCCAGAGTCGCTGTGGCCAGAG ATCAAAGAGGGATTGGTAGCGGAGGCGTGCAAACTGAAGATTGGCGATGTGCAGGACACTAAGAGCTTCACATCGGCTGTCATCGATGATAAAGCATTTAAACGCATTACTGGATACATTGAGCATGCCAAAAATAGTTCGAATTTAGAGATCATTGCTGGCGGCACGTATTCGGACAGCAAAGGTTACTTCATCAATCCCACGATTGTGGTAACCAAGGATCCCAAAGATCGCATTATGACTGAGGAAATCTTTGGCCCAGTGCTGACGGTTTATGTGTACAAAGAGAAGGATTTGTTTGATACAATGAAGCTGGTGCATACATCAACGCAATTTGCCTTGACCGGCGCCGTTTTTGGCCAAGACGA AGAGTTCATCAAGTGTGCTTTGGAGGAGTTCAAGACGTCGGCGGGTAACTTCTATATCAACGACAAGTCGACAGGCTCGGTGGTGGGACAACAGCCATTTGGAGGTGGTCGCAAGTCTGGCACTAACGACAAGGCTGGCGGACCCCACTACATTCTGCGCTGGACATCGCCGCAGTCAATTAAGGAAACGTTTGTGCCCCTGCGTGACGTCAACTATCCCTACATGGAAGAGTAA
- the LOC117572342 gene encoding nucleolar protein dao-5 isoform X3 has protein sequence MAELQKLSDAIVHEYLKTKDKNLARVFEQKVNAPPVGKNTPKLSEILSFYQSKNAIKIPPVKSAGTESDSDDSEDDTAAQPQKKAAVTNGNAAKKATDSDSSSSEEESEAEQQPAKKTPVKAAAPPKKAAPSSSEDSSSEEEPAKKPAPAKAAPAKAAPAKAAAESSSEDSSSDEEVEQKKAATAVKAAPAKKAASSSSSEESSEEEAPAKKAAPVKTVAKPTPAKKAESSSEESSSDDEPAAKKSPSAAAAKPAAKAAASSSSDDSDSEEEQKKPAAPAKAAPKSPVKPAPAKKAAASSSSEDSSDEEEAPKKAAPVKPTPAKKAASSSSDSSSEEEEQPKKAAAKPAAAPVKKAAAKDDSEDSSEDSDSSADEKPAVKPAVKKAAAAPAKKDSSSDDSDSDEEEAAKPAAKVAPKKAAASSSGSSSSDEDEPPAKKKPVAAKKEESDDSDSDSDEAEAAKPVANGNGPKAGQKRKFSGGDDEGATPNKKYNNFVKSGEQQQNGFTSTPNNALNNQLNKSNGSGRRRSPFRRVRTEEIQVDSRVQDMSFEAKEGGFQKFSNGRGRGGSGFAGRPDRSKWETNGDGEGGFKKSGDRKSFGGFENKSFDGGRGGRGGGGRGRGGGNDRGRGGGGRGGGGGFGRGRGGGGDRGGRGGFGRGGGGRGGGFGNKSFDSGPKQNKKITFDN, from the exons ATGGCGGAATTGCAGAAACTAAGTGATGCCATTGTGCACGAATATCTCAAAACCAAGGACAAAAACTTAGCTCGTGTGTTTGAACAAAAAGTCAATGCG ccGCCTGTGGGTAAAAATACGCCAAAACTATCAGAGATATTGTCATTTTATCAAagcaaaaatgcaataaagaTTCCGCCCGTCAAGAGCGCAGGCACCGAAAGCGACAGTGATGACAGTGAAGATGATACTGCAGCTCAGCCGCAAAAGAAAGCAGCTGTGACCAACGGCAATGCTGCTAAAAAAGCTACTGATTCTGATTCATCAAGCAGCGAAGAGGAGAGCGAAGCTGAACAACAGCCCGCCAAAAAGACACCAGTAAAGGCGGCGGCGCCTCCAAAGAAAGCGGCCCCATCCAGCAGCGAAGACAGTTCCAGCGAAGAAGAGCCCGCCAAGAAGCCAGCTCCTGCTAAAGCAGCACCTGCTAAGGCAGCTCCCGCTAAAGCAGCGGCTGAATCCAGCAGCGAGGACAGCAGCTCCGATGAGGAAGTAGAGCAGAAGAAGGCCGCGACGGCTGTCAAGGCTGCTCCCGCTAAGAAAGCAGCATCATCCTCCAGCAGCGAAGAGTCCTCCGAGGAAGAAGCACCAGCCAAGAAGGCGGCACCAGTAAAGACAGTTGCCAAACCGACACCTGCTAAAAAGGCCGAGTCCAGCAGCGAGGAAAGTTCCAGTGATGATGAGCCAGCAGCTAAGAAGTCACCATCTGCAGCCGCAGCTAAGCCAGCTGCTAAAGCCGCTGCTTCGAGCAGCAGCGATGATAGCGACTCCGAGGAGGAACAGAAGAAACCCGCAGCTCCTGCCAAGGCTGCTCCAAAGTCGCCGGTGAAGCCTGCACCAGCCAAGAAGGCTGCTGCCTCATCTTCCAGCGAAGATTCGTCGGATGAGGAGGAAGCACCCAAAAAGGCAGCACCAGTCAAACCAACGCCTGCCAAGAAGGCAGCATCAAGCTCTTCGGATTCATCATCCGAGGAAGAGGAACAACCCAAAAAAGCCGCTGCTAAACCAGCTGCTGCGCCAGTCAAGAAAGCCGCAGCTAAAGATGACTCTGAGGATTCCTCAGAAGATAGTGACAGTTCCGCTGATGAAAAACCCGCCGTCAAACCGGCTGTgaagaaagcagcagcagcacctgCAAAGAAAGATTCTTCGTCTGacgattctgattctgatgaGGAGGAAGCAGCCAAGCCAGCTGCCAAGGTGGCGCCAAAGAAGGCAGCTGCTAGCTCGTCGGGCAGCAGCTCATCTGATGAGGATGAGCCGCCAGCCAAGAAGAAGCCCGTGGCCGCCAAAAAGGAGGAAAGCGATGACTCCGATTCCGATTCTGACGAGGCAGAAGCGGCCAAACCCgttgccaatggcaatggccCGAAAGCAGGACAAAAACGCAAGTTTAGCGGTGGCGATGATGAAGGTGCAACACCCAACAAGAAGTACAACAATTTCGTGAAATCTGGAGAGCAGCAG CAAAACGGTTTCACGTCTACGCCGAATAACGCACTCAACAATCAGTTGAACAAGAGCAATGGCAGTGGACGACGCCGGTCTCCATTCCGGCGAGTGCGCACCGAGGAGATCCAAGTAGATTCACGTGTTCAAGACATGTCCTTTGAGGCGAAG GAAGGAGGATTCCAGAAGTTCAGCAATGGTCGCGGACGCGGCGGCTCCGGATTTGCCGGTCGCCCCGATAGAAGCAAATGGGAGACCAATGGCGATGGCGAAGGTGGTTTCAAGAAGTCTGGAGATCGCAAAAGCTTTGGTGGCTTTGAAAACAAATCCTTTGATGGTGGACGTGGCGGTCGCGGAGGCGGCGGCCGAGGACGTGGCGGTGGCAATGACCGTGGACGTGGTGGTGGCGGCCGTGGCGGCGGAGGTGGTTTTGGACGTGGtcgcggcggtggcggcgatCGAGGTGGACGTGGTGGATTTGGACGCGGCGGCGGCGGTCGTGGAGGCGGCTTTGGCAATAAATCATTTGACTCGGGGCCCaagcaaaataagaaaatcacATTTGATAATTAG
- the LOC117572342 gene encoding nucleolar protein dao-5 isoform X2 produces MAELQKLSDAIVHEYLKTKDKNLARVFEQKVNAPPVGKNTPKLSEILSFYQSKNAIKIPPVKSAGTESDSDDSEDDTAAQPQKKAAVTNGNAAKKATDSDSSSSEEESEAEQQPAKKTPVKAAAPPKKAAPSSSEDSSSEEEPAKKPAPAKAAPAKAAPAKAAAESSSEDSSSDEEVEQKKAATAVKAAPAKKAASSSSSEESSEEEAPAKKAAPVKTVAKPTPAKKAESSSEESSSDDEPAAKKSPSAAAAKPAAKAAASSSSDDSDSEEEQKKPAAPAKAAPKSPVKPAPAKKAAASSSSEDSSDEEEAPKKAAPVKPTPAKKAASSSSDSSSEEEEQPKKAAAKPAAAPVKKAAAKDDSEDSSEDSDSSADEKPAVKPAVKKAAAAPAKKDSSSDDSDSDEEEAAKPAAKVAPKKAAASSSGSSSSDEDEPPAKKKPVAAKKEESDDSDSDSDEAEAAKPVANGNGPKAGQKRKFSGGDDEGATPNKKYNNFVKSGEQQQNGFTSTPNNALNNQLNKSNGSGRRRSPFRRVRTEEIQVDSRVQDMSFEAKKNAAGSWGERANKDLKFTRGKSFKHEKTKKKRGSYRGGQIDTGVNSIKFD; encoded by the exons ATGGCGGAATTGCAGAAACTAAGTGATGCCATTGTGCACGAATATCTCAAAACCAAGGACAAAAACTTAGCTCGTGTGTTTGAACAAAAAGTCAATGCG ccGCCTGTGGGTAAAAATACGCCAAAACTATCAGAGATATTGTCATTTTATCAAagcaaaaatgcaataaagaTTCCGCCCGTCAAGAGCGCAGGCACCGAAAGCGACAGTGATGACAGTGAAGATGATACTGCAGCTCAGCCGCAAAAGAAAGCAGCTGTGACCAACGGCAATGCTGCTAAAAAAGCTACTGATTCTGATTCATCAAGCAGCGAAGAGGAGAGCGAAGCTGAACAACAGCCCGCCAAAAAGACACCAGTAAAGGCGGCGGCGCCTCCAAAGAAAGCGGCCCCATCCAGCAGCGAAGACAGTTCCAGCGAAGAAGAGCCCGCCAAGAAGCCAGCTCCTGCTAAAGCAGCACCTGCTAAGGCAGCTCCCGCTAAAGCAGCGGCTGAATCCAGCAGCGAGGACAGCAGCTCCGATGAGGAAGTAGAGCAGAAGAAGGCCGCGACGGCTGTCAAGGCTGCTCCCGCTAAGAAAGCAGCATCATCCTCCAGCAGCGAAGAGTCCTCCGAGGAAGAAGCACCAGCCAAGAAGGCGGCACCAGTAAAGACAGTTGCCAAACCGACACCTGCTAAAAAGGCCGAGTCCAGCAGCGAGGAAAGTTCCAGTGATGATGAGCCAGCAGCTAAGAAGTCACCATCTGCAGCCGCAGCTAAGCCAGCTGCTAAAGCCGCTGCTTCGAGCAGCAGCGATGATAGCGACTCCGAGGAGGAACAGAAGAAACCCGCAGCTCCTGCCAAGGCTGCTCCAAAGTCGCCGGTGAAGCCTGCACCAGCCAAGAAGGCTGCTGCCTCATCTTCCAGCGAAGATTCGTCGGATGAGGAGGAAGCACCCAAAAAGGCAGCACCAGTCAAACCAACGCCTGCCAAGAAGGCAGCATCAAGCTCTTCGGATTCATCATCCGAGGAAGAGGAACAACCCAAAAAAGCCGCTGCTAAACCAGCTGCTGCGCCAGTCAAGAAAGCCGCAGCTAAAGATGACTCTGAGGATTCCTCAGAAGATAGTGACAGTTCCGCTGATGAAAAACCCGCCGTCAAACCGGCTGTgaagaaagcagcagcagcacctgCAAAGAAAGATTCTTCGTCTGacgattctgattctgatgaGGAGGAAGCAGCCAAGCCAGCTGCCAAGGTGGCGCCAAAGAAGGCAGCTGCTAGCTCGTCGGGCAGCAGCTCATCTGATGAGGATGAGCCGCCAGCCAAGAAGAAGCCCGTGGCCGCCAAAAAGGAGGAAAGCGATGACTCCGATTCCGATTCTGACGAGGCAGAAGCGGCCAAACCCgttgccaatggcaatggccCGAAAGCAGGACAAAAACGCAAGTTTAGCGGTGGCGATGATGAAGGTGCAACACCCAACAAGAAGTACAACAATTTCGTGAAATCTGGAGAGCAGCAG CAAAACGGTTTCACGTCTACGCCGAATAACGCACTCAACAATCAGTTGAACAAGAGCAATGGCAGTGGACGACGCCGGTCTCCATTCCGGCGAGTGCGCACCGAGGAGATCCAAGTAGATTCACGTGTTCAAGACATGTCCTTTGAGGCGAAG AAAAACGCTGCCGGCTCTTGGGGCGAGCGCGCCAACAAAGATTTGAAATTCACGCGTGGAAAATCGTTCAAGCACGAGAAGACCAAGAAGAAGCGCGGCAGCTACCGAGGCGGTCAAATTGACACGGGcgttaattcaataaaatttgacTAG
- the LOC117572342 gene encoding nucleolar protein dao-5 isoform X1 — translation MAELQKLSDAIVHEYLKTKDKNLARVFEQKVNAPPVGKNTPKLSEILSFYQSKNAIKIPPVKSAGTESDSDDSEDDTAAQPQKKAAVTNGNAAKKATDSDSSSSEEESEAEQQPAKKTPVKAAAPPKKAAPSSSEDSSSEEEPAKKPAPAKAAPAKAAPAKAAAESSSEDSSSDEEVEQKKAATAVKAAPAKKAASSSSSEESSEEEAPAKKAAPVKTVAKPTPAKKAESSSEESSSDDEPAAKKSPSAAAAKPAAKAAASSSSDDSDSEEEQKKPAAPAKAAPKSPVKPAPAKKAAASSSSEDSSDEEEAPKKAAPVKPTPAKKAASSSSDSSSEEEEQPKKAAAKPAAAPVKKAAAKDDSEDSSEDSDSSADEKPAVKPAVKKAAAAPAKKDSSSDDSDSDEEEAAKPAAKVAPKKAAASSSGSSSSDEDEPPAKKKPVAAKKEESDDSDSDSDEAEAAKPVANGNGPKAGQKRKFSGGDDEGATPNKKYNNFVKSGEQQEGGFQKFSNGRGRGGSGFAGRPDRSKWETNGDGEGGFKKSGDRKSFGGFENKSFDGGRGGRGGGGRGRGGGNDRGRGGGGRGGGGGFGRGRGGGGDRGGRGGFGRGGGGRGGGFGNKSFDSGPKQNKKITFDN, via the exons ATGGCGGAATTGCAGAAACTAAGTGATGCCATTGTGCACGAATATCTCAAAACCAAGGACAAAAACTTAGCTCGTGTGTTTGAACAAAAAGTCAATGCG ccGCCTGTGGGTAAAAATACGCCAAAACTATCAGAGATATTGTCATTTTATCAAagcaaaaatgcaataaagaTTCCGCCCGTCAAGAGCGCAGGCACCGAAAGCGACAGTGATGACAGTGAAGATGATACTGCAGCTCAGCCGCAAAAGAAAGCAGCTGTGACCAACGGCAATGCTGCTAAAAAAGCTACTGATTCTGATTCATCAAGCAGCGAAGAGGAGAGCGAAGCTGAACAACAGCCCGCCAAAAAGACACCAGTAAAGGCGGCGGCGCCTCCAAAGAAAGCGGCCCCATCCAGCAGCGAAGACAGTTCCAGCGAAGAAGAGCCCGCCAAGAAGCCAGCTCCTGCTAAAGCAGCACCTGCTAAGGCAGCTCCCGCTAAAGCAGCGGCTGAATCCAGCAGCGAGGACAGCAGCTCCGATGAGGAAGTAGAGCAGAAGAAGGCCGCGACGGCTGTCAAGGCTGCTCCCGCTAAGAAAGCAGCATCATCCTCCAGCAGCGAAGAGTCCTCCGAGGAAGAAGCACCAGCCAAGAAGGCGGCACCAGTAAAGACAGTTGCCAAACCGACACCTGCTAAAAAGGCCGAGTCCAGCAGCGAGGAAAGTTCCAGTGATGATGAGCCAGCAGCTAAGAAGTCACCATCTGCAGCCGCAGCTAAGCCAGCTGCTAAAGCCGCTGCTTCGAGCAGCAGCGATGATAGCGACTCCGAGGAGGAACAGAAGAAACCCGCAGCTCCTGCCAAGGCTGCTCCAAAGTCGCCGGTGAAGCCTGCACCAGCCAAGAAGGCTGCTGCCTCATCTTCCAGCGAAGATTCGTCGGATGAGGAGGAAGCACCCAAAAAGGCAGCACCAGTCAAACCAACGCCTGCCAAGAAGGCAGCATCAAGCTCTTCGGATTCATCATCCGAGGAAGAGGAACAACCCAAAAAAGCCGCTGCTAAACCAGCTGCTGCGCCAGTCAAGAAAGCCGCAGCTAAAGATGACTCTGAGGATTCCTCAGAAGATAGTGACAGTTCCGCTGATGAAAAACCCGCCGTCAAACCGGCTGTgaagaaagcagcagcagcacctgCAAAGAAAGATTCTTCGTCTGacgattctgattctgatgaGGAGGAAGCAGCCAAGCCAGCTGCCAAGGTGGCGCCAAAGAAGGCAGCTGCTAGCTCGTCGGGCAGCAGCTCATCTGATGAGGATGAGCCGCCAGCCAAGAAGAAGCCCGTGGCCGCCAAAAAGGAGGAAAGCGATGACTCCGATTCCGATTCTGACGAGGCAGAAGCGGCCAAACCCgttgccaatggcaatggccCGAAAGCAGGACAAAAACGCAAGTTTAGCGGTGGCGATGATGAAGGTGCAACACCCAACAAGAAGTACAACAATTTCGTGAAATCTGGAGAGCAGCAG GAAGGAGGATTCCAGAAGTTCAGCAATGGTCGCGGACGCGGCGGCTCCGGATTTGCCGGTCGCCCCGATAGAAGCAAATGGGAGACCAATGGCGATGGCGAAGGTGGTTTCAAGAAGTCTGGAGATCGCAAAAGCTTTGGTGGCTTTGAAAACAAATCCTTTGATGGTGGACGTGGCGGTCGCGGAGGCGGCGGCCGAGGACGTGGCGGTGGCAATGACCGTGGACGTGGTGGTGGCGGCCGTGGCGGCGGAGGTGGTTTTGGACGTGGtcgcggcggtggcggcgatCGAGGTGGACGTGGTGGATTTGGACGCGGCGGCGGCGGTCGTGGAGGCGGCTTTGGCAATAAATCATTTGACTCGGGGCCCaagcaaaataagaaaatcacATTTGATAATTAG